One window from the genome of Candidatus Thorarchaeota archaeon encodes:
- a CDS encoding single-stranded DNA-binding protein has product MDNNTIGPIETTVAGLRAGMRRVSVTFKVLKTEAERHVKSPEDGTTHRVVDAVVGDSTAIIRVPLWDDWIEQLREGETYVLSNGYTRLFKGSLRLHLGKYGRVSPATEKMVEVNPQTDMSAVSDRST; this is encoded by the coding sequence GTGGATAACAATACTATTGGACCAATTGAAACTACGGTGGCCGGTCTCCGTGCCGGGATGAGAAGAGTCAGTGTTACCTTCAAGGTCCTGAAGACTGAAGCTGAACGTCATGTGAAGTCACCGGAGGACGGGACCACACACAGAGTGGTAGATGCGGTTGTGGGCGACTCGACTGCAATAATCAGGGTACCACTCTGGGACGACTGGATAGAGCAACTGAGAGAAGGTGAGACCTACGTACTCTCTAACGGATACACTCGTCTCTTCAAGGGCAGCCTGAGACTTCACCTGGGCAAATACGGTAGAGTGTCCCCAGCGACCGAGAAGATGGTCGAAGTGAATCCCCAGACTGACATGTCCGCTGTGAGCGATCGCAGCACGTAG
- a CDS encoding peroxiredoxin: protein MKVGDAVPDFETVDESGRPFRLSDYRGKKVVLYFYPRDFTPGCTAEACSIRDSYQLFEGAGIPIFGVSGGDAEQHRKFKEKHRLPFPILVDEQLKIAKLYGAYSRLGVVGLGVKRITYLIDEKGTIEGVFGGSDGLDKVRSERHAEQISQFWGLKL, encoded by the coding sequence ATGAAAGTAGGAGACGCCGTTCCGGACTTCGAAACTGTAGATGAGTCTGGAAGACCATTTCGTTTGAGCGATTACAGAGGAAAGAAGGTGGTGTTATACTTCTACCCCCGCGACTTCACTCCTGGATGCACAGCCGAAGCCTGTTCAATTCGCGATAGCTATCAACTCTTCGAAGGAGCAGGCATTCCCATATTCGGAGTATCGGGAGGAGATGCAGAACAACACAGGAAGTTCAAAGAAAAGCACAGACTTCCATTTCCCATTCTGGTCGATGAACAGCTGAAGATTGCCAAGCTATATGGAGCGTACAGCAGACTGGGTGTAGTAGGGCTCGGAGTGAAACGCATTACATACCTCATCGACGAGAAAGGAACAATCGAAGGTGTCTTCGGTGGTTCGGATGGGCTGGACAAGGTCAGGTCAGAGAGGCACGCAGAACAGATATCACAGTTCTGGGGACTCAAACTATGA
- the bcp gene encoding thioredoxin-dependent thiol peroxidase, with protein MLKVGDRAPDFSTTTESGEPFKLSSLKGKRVVLYWYPKDDTPGCTEEACSIRDNYAVFLDAGIPVFGISGGAAKSHQAFKKKNNLPFPLLMDEDFKIAQLYGVYVKKQMYGKEYMGIERTTFLIGKDGSIEGVFGGPAGIDKVKTKEHASQVIEFWKLKL; from the coding sequence ATGCTCAAAGTGGGTGATAGAGCTCCCGACTTCTCGACTACTACAGAGTCAGGTGAGCCATTCAAGCTCAGTTCCCTAAAGGGAAAGAGAGTTGTGCTCTACTGGTATCCAAAAGACGACACGCCAGGATGCACCGAAGAAGCCTGTTCGATTCGTGACAACTACGCAGTATTCCTGGATGCAGGCATTCCTGTCTTTGGAATCTCTGGTGGGGCGGCGAAGTCCCATCAGGCTTTCAAGAAGAAGAACAATCTGCCCTTTCCACTTCTGATGGACGAGGACTTCAAGATTGCACAACTCTACGGAGTGTATGTCAAGAAGCAGATGTACGGCAAAGAGTACATGGGAATCGAGAGAACAACATTCCTGATAGGAAAGGACGGCAGTATTGAAGGGGTGTTTGGTGGACCCGCAGGTATTGACAAGGTGAAGACCAAGGAACATGCCTCTCAAGTCATTGAATTCTGGAAGCTGAAACTGTAG